ATCTGTGGCTAGGGTAAGTTTTGAATGTGCAGAAGTCAGAACAGGGTTAAATGTGCAATCTGGAACAAGGGTAGTTTTAGTCTGTGGGTCTGGCACTGGGGTAAGTTTTGAAGGTACTAGCTCAGGGGCTTGGGAAAGGTTTGAAGTTATGGGGTCTGAAAGAAGGGAAGGGTTTGTGGGTACTGCTTCTGGAGATTGGATATAGTTTGTAAGTATTGTGTCTCCAGCTTGGTTTGTAGGCACTGGGTCTGGAGCTTGGGTAAGGTTTGAAGGTACTGGGATTGGCACAAGGCTGAAATTTGGGTCCAGGGTTGCGAGACCAGCAGATCCTGTTAGCAGGGCCAACGTTCTTTCAACATCTGGGGAAGGTGCTATGGTTGGGCCACCAGGAACGATGGCCGTATCAAAAGTCCTCGTAAGATTGACGGTATCTACAGTAGGGTTTGGTGTAGGTCTGTCAGAAGTGCTTTCTGTTGGAGCAGAAGGACTTGACAGTGAAGGGGTTTTCGGGGCAGGGGACATTTGAGAGGCCTCAGCAGGGGCCTCAGTGTTTATTATTGGGATGGTGGGTAGTGCTGTGTCGACAACACTTGGACCAGGGAGTATGCTTGAGCTACAGGTGCTGACTACCATGGTACACAATGTCAGATCAAGCTGTTGCTTCATGGAAGATGCAGTTCCAACAGGAAGGGCCACctcaggagcaggagcaggagaggacggagaggccTCCCCGGTAACAACGGCCACAGTAACAGTCTGGTTTGGAACCGATGAGTCCGTGGCGACGGTTTCCTGAGCTCCAACAGCATCCGTGTCATCGATGTCTACGACCACCGTGGCGACCGCGCTCTCAGACGCAATTCGTGTCTCATTTACCTCCAGGCAGGAAGCCGCAGCAGTgatggtttccatggtgacatcAAGAGTGAGGGGAGCGGCCTCGCTGGGAGTGGAGGCGTGGCTTGTATCAGTTTCGTACGTGACAGGTGCTGATAGGGAGGAGCTacatggagaggaggggcagcAGGAGTCACAGGAACAACTGGAGCTACAGGAAAGATAAAACATGAGCACAATACTGTTCAGATTGTCAAGTACCTGATCCTAAAACTAAATCCATCAGATTGTCAACAATTTGAGGCATTACACCACCCATATCCAAGATATTTCCGCTTAATATCATCATTGTTACCTGTTATcagagctgagggaggagggccCATCGCTGAGCGGCCGGTGCAGCAGAGGGTCGTGTTGCGTGAGCAGGTGGGGGTCGACGGTTCGGGGCGGCTGTGGGTAGCGTGGGGTGGTGAACACAGAGCTGtagggtggaggaggggtggagggctGAGCTGCCACCTCCTCGTAGGACGGCAGCTTCAGAGATGCCAGGAAACCTAAAGACAGAAGGGCAGTGAGGCGTTAGTAAATTAGGACCTGCTTATGTTTGAATTTCTGGCATTTTTTTGGCTGTAGGTGACAGGAAACATAAAGCTGAGGTGCAAGAGAGAGGTCCCTGTCCAGATTCAACCAACAGACACTGAGGTCATCATATTATCTCAAACAAAATTGGCAGAATTCCCCTTTAAGGCAAAACTCCACTGGCCCCCGAGCTGTAAATTTCCACTGAGATTTGAAAGGCGGCTAGTCGCTTGACAGCCGAGcgtcaaacacaaaacaagcacTGGCTCCATTGTCTTGGTGCTGAGGGGGAGTTTCGCAGCgacgggcgggcgggcgagCGGGCGGGCAATCTTACTGAGGTCCAGCATGGAGGAGGGGTAGGAGTTGGCTCCATGGTAGGCCAGCAGGCtgatctctctctgcctctgctgctgctggactctcAGTTTAGCTCGACGGTGTCGGtaggcacagcagcagctgaacaaGATGAGGACGGTCCACAGCAGCCAGAACCCTAAACACAAAAttacagcagccaatcagacagaaacagacgTCCACAGCTACTGGAAGTCTACACGTATCTGTACATCCAGGAAATCTAAGACTTCATCAAGGGTccggtcgaattgtccttcatCTCTACtcgtccttgacctcagtgcaaaatgtcatgaggtcaaaggcgtcaaggaggattcataggacgtaggaaaagagaatccaactccactgacactaaactacgtcgtcacgtgacggtggatgttgcTGATGcatctgtcgtggtgaaactacacatttctgaagatgaactacaaaaacctcagcggctccatcagcatgtttcagtgttttatgatgcatatgtaacagtaactcaCATCTGGATCACATCctatactcttcttcttcttctacttctactttggattgaatcatttacgtttgttcatggcgcgtcacgttaaatatcgctgccgcaattaattgtggggcgtctatatttcctttcctttggcaaaggaagctccagtgtaccctattctaaaggagataggaaaggaagtactgaagctcctttcctaaagcacttagagaatctgaacagctcttatcatggtgctgatcaaatacttcctggtcacttcaagatttaggaaacttcctaaaaagatttgacaattcgaccgcacccctaAGACTCCTGGAGGTGTGCCAAGCACTGTTGTTTCTATGAACACTCGTAATAACTGCTCACCATGCTAACAGAGAACATGCACACAACCAGCCCAGAGGACGGTACGACCAACTTACACCAGAGTTCGTAGTAGTAGGTGCAGCAGCCAGTCTCTCCGCAGCAGTGTCCCGTCTCGCACAGGTACCCTCCGTTAGCGTTGGCCCCAGGGCAGTACCGTGGTCTCCCCAGCAGGGGCAGGCTACCACCGGAGTGGTACTCCATCGCACCCCTGCTCCGCCCCGGACTTAGCCCGGCGCCACCGCTACCTGCTCACCACTAGCGCCAACTAGCTGTTAGCTGCTAAACACCCGATCCTGGTCCGATTCCAACTACATTTTTGAAGTAATCTGTTTTCTAGCTGAATGTTACCACTGGATGAGGCCAGGTGTTGGGTTTACTAGCTCTCAGCTCAAGTAGCTTTGAAAATGAAGCTAATCTACATTTTCAGAGCAGGTGAAATTCTTCAGCAACCGTTAGCATCGTCGCCGGCAAGACTACAACACGGCCGGACTGAACCACGGACCTGTGGCTGTCGCTTCCTGATCTGTTAGCACCAAAATACATTTGTTCCCAATTTACTGGAGTCGGGTTTCTATGGATTTTTAACgagcaaacagacagaggtgTTTGTACTGAGTTCTGCATCGAAGTAAGTAAAAGGGGAACTGTTGTAGGGAACCGGCTGGAGcgaagagctgcagagagaaaaggaaacgaGACAATAGTTTATTGATgaacagaacaacacacacacacacacacacacagctgagatGTCCACTACTACAGGCCTGTTTGATATTCATCACTGCACCGACACACCAACATAAAGGTCCCTCTCTGTCCGAATCTCACACTCTCATTTCTACTTCTAGACCTAAAGAGGACCATCCTCTGGCCCCTGATCTTAAAGGTCCAggtcaatgtttgtttgttttccaagtCTCTCTTAAAAGatatgggaaaaaataaacgcacatttttttattacacaaatAAACGCACAGTTGAAAATCtgtgaataaaagacaaaagaaaagtggtGACTTTGTATTCAGGCTCATTTCATTCATCTTCTGATTATTGTCTTCAAACAAACAGCCAATATTCACaatctccaactatttttgCAATTACATTGCAAAAACCAACAACTACAactgaaaacaactgaaaacaacagaaaacaacagaagacaCCGCAACagtcacatttcctttttttagagAAGCTGCTGCAATGTCAACGCTAGTTCAGACTAACAGGAAACGTTGGTCTGTAAAGAGTTTTATCATAAGGCCAAGTTGTACCTGCATGCTgcagtgctgcacacacacacacacacacacacacacacacacaggggaaactGCTATGAAATTACTGCCTTAGCAGCGTGGTAAACATGAACACTTGTGGTCAGTgaacgcaacacacacacacacacacacacacacacacagaaatattaaaaagaggctgtgtgtgtgtgtgtgtgtcaatataatctcaagcacacacacacacacatcatggtTTTATTTCAGATATTAGAGCCCCATGTGTAAAATGAAGTATCCGCTGAGTATGTATAaatattctgtgtgtgtatatagaatatatgtaatattttgAGTACGTATATATTTATGAGACGAACCCTCCAGCTGCCGTCCACGGCCCGATCCCCCGGTAcatgataaacaaaaacaaccgtaccgctccatccatccatccatccatccgtgcGTCCGTGCGTCCGTGCGTCCCGCGTCCTGCGCGTCGGTCCGCGGGCCTCTGCCTCCCGGTCGGTGCGGTCCTCTGTCCGTGTGTCGGTGCTCGGTACCGCCGGGGCctcggctctctctctctctctctccgtctctccggtTCCCCGCCTCCTCACGCTCCCTCCTCGGCGCGACCCTCCGCCAGCCCCTCCGCCATCAGCGCCAGCAGCCGCGTCAAGTCGCCGGCGGTGCGAGGCCGCACACTTCCGCCTCGTCGCTTCGTgctgacttcaaaataaaagaccgCACTGACTAgataaagatggccgacatgacggctcccggaagtgaagccaaatcacctggatcgcccctggtggctggctgcagtataggtcatacgccccgccccctccatgtgctaacacggagggggcggggctttatataaatgtttctgtcattttatgtttgtattattatttcagtaaaTGATAGCGATGTTGATACACACTCgataccagttggtggcggtaacgCACCAGTTTGTTGTTCGCCAAcagccctaaaaaaaaaactcaagaagaagaagattttcATTTGAGCGAATTGCGAGCTGCAACTCACCTGTCAGGGAAGTTGTCGGCAAATCAGGGGTATGACCAAAAACAAACTCCTTTTAGTTTTGACCAGACAACTTCATGTGTAAAATCACCCAGCTACGTCCGTGTTGTAGTGTGGAGGTCACGTGCTCCGGTGGCGCTCCACAGCTCCAGACCCTCACGGACCAAAATACCGAACTCAAGGCTTCAGAAATGATCGCTCACAAACGAGGCCACAAGCAGCCAAGAGGTCGCATCGGTTGtatgctcttcttcttcttcaccattTCTTTAACGGCGGTTGGCAGCCAGCGTAACAGCCGCATTAGACATTAGCGACACTTACATGTTCCATTGGTCCTTTTGACAgcagcagatattaaaatgtggcggaaaagtgAAAGGAGAGCAGAAGATGACTTGCTGTTGTTTAGAAATGTTCAAAAGAAGTTGTCGTTGGATGTTAGTGTGCAACGCCAACTTACCACAACCGTGACCTAATTAAACACTCGTTTAAAAGCTTTAAACAtgtaaaatcaaagacattatGTGAGATGTTCTTCTTTTGAATTTCAGGAGACGTGACATCACACGCATGCGCAAGCGGTGAAACAATGAACGAGCTCGTTCTCACGTGGTTGTTGGTTTCGTGTCGCAGACGGACCTCGGTCACAATGTCATGCAGCGTGAACAACATATTGAAACAATATTGATTAAGTGTAGACGATTCAATGATCAAATTCAaccatgaataaaatattgagTGAATGAATAAACTATTAAAGTTAAAACTGGGACATtctgtatacatatatatatatatatatatatatatatatatatatatatatatatatatatatatatatatatatatatatatatatttaacttgAATCAAGGGTTGCATTTACATCTTCTGTCGTCCACTGATTCCACTGATGAGGaataaatgtgatgtcatgaacGTgaagaaacttttattttgtaacgTGTTCTTTCTAACGGATGTCCCgcgtgtgcttgtttttttgcagctcgACGGACCCGCCATCACGGATCCTGCAGCACCGACGCACCGGGTCTGTCCGTGACCGACTGAACCACAACTCTCCCCctctggtcctcctcctcccgtcgccCATGACGACCACTGCGCTCACACCTTCACACCTTCTCACCGGCGTCCTGTCGATCATCGATCCTACTCATTGATTAGGAGGagagaaacggggggggggggggggggggcgcactggcctctgattggcccgAGGTGACAGGCTgcgggccaatcagagcgcgCGCTGCAGGAGGCTGCAGCTGGTAGCAACAAGGaggaactccacacacacacactcacactcacgcacgcacacactcactcacacacacacacacacacacacacactcacacacacacacacacattttctatttattcttattctcttcTTGTGTTTCGAgagtgcgtgagtgtgtgtgtgagtgtgtgtgagtgtgtgtgtgtgtgtgtgtgagtgtgtgtgcgagtgtgtgagtgtgtgtgtgtgtgtgtgagcatgtgagtgtgagtgtgtgtaagtgtgtgagtgtgagtgtgtgtgtgtgtgagtgtgtgcgtgtgagtgagtgtgtgtgagtgtgtgcgtgtgtgtgtgtgtgtgtgtgtgagagtgtgtgagtgtgtgtgagtgtgtgagtgtgagcatgtgagtgtgagtgtgtgtaagtgtgtgagtgtgagtgtgtgtgtgtgtgtgagtgtgtgcgtgtgagtgagtgtgtgtgagtgtgtgcgtgtgtgtgtgtgagtgtgtgtgagtgagtgtgtgtgagtgtgtgagtgtgtgcgtgtgagtgtgtgtgtgtgtgtgtgagtgtgtgagtgtgtgcgtgtgagtgtgtgtgagtgtgtgtgtgtgagtgtgtgtgtgtgtgtgcgtgtgagtgtgtgtgtgtgagtgtgtgagtgtgtgtgagtgtgtgcgtgtgagtgtgtgtgagtgtgtgtgtgtgtgtgtgagtgtgtgagtgtgtgtgagtgtgtgtgtgtgagtgtgtgtgtgtgtgagtgtgtgcgtgtgagtgtgtgtgagtgtgtgtgtgtgtgtgtgagtgtgtgagtgtgtgtgtgtgtgtgtgtgagtgtgtgtgcgagtgtgtgagtgtgtgtcttatATTATATTCCCACTATAAGAACTAGACAATCGTGTGTAACACAGATGTAACTGATGTGAACAGTCTGAGTGTGATCTCACACTGTCAAATCTCAGATCTGGATTTGACAGGATTTCTTCCTGCTTCACTAAAATTGTCACTGGTGCCGCGTTCACTGGCCTGATGACACTGAATCTGCCTGTCGGAAAAATACAACCTTCGACTGTCCCACTGAGTTTGTCCACGAAGTCGAACCGGCTCTGCTGTGACGTGACGGTGCCCTCTGCTGGAACACGGAGGACGGACACTGATTATCTGTTACAAGCCGATATAGAACATGCAAACAGATTGAagttctcatagacttctacagaaacaaccagtggagtcgccccctgctggtcatcaCAGAGAACAACAGGCTCCAGACCTCATAACTGTCAACCACCTGAGACCCAGGGAACTTCTTGTAATGGAGCGACAGAATagaaaaaactgaacaataaTTTTCACAGGAAATGTCGGAAACTAGTGAAATATGAACTTTAACGAGTGGAAGACGTCGTCGAGTTCAGAccaagaaaaagacacaaaccttCACGTCTGTCGTTGAACTAATGAACGAGTCACCGACGATGGAAAGAACTCaccagcaggaggcagcagacCGGAGCTGGGGAGAGAGTGGGTCGGTTACCGTGGTAATGACGGGGTGAACGggcagccccacacacacacacacacacacacacacacacacacttgatatGAGGAGCAGAAAGTTAAATCACAGGTTTCACACATGTTGTGCAGCTATAAACAGAGGAATGTGTCGAGCCAAAGCACCAATCAGGCACCgcccatcagtgtgtgtgtgtgtgtgagtgtgtgtgtgtgtgtgtgtgtgtgcgcttcctCTAAAACAGATGTTAAGCACACAAATCACCCAACAGATCGCTGCCCCTCCTcttcaggtcagaggtcgagtGTTGAGGCGGAGCGTCGCCCGTTTACGAGTCAAGACAACGTTTTCATAGAGACGGTCAATTAATATGATGATGAGTTAATATGAAAATCAATCAAAGTTGACTCTTGACAATATGAAAGAAGAAGTTTAAACCTGGTTTTTCACATTTATGTCCTggaactttatttaaattaacACATTGTTTTATCAAATTTAAACTTTCAATTTCAGAaaatttgtcaaaaacaaaaaaaatatcagttcaAGTTCGTGTCTCGACTTTAAGTTCACGAGCAGCTTGGTCCGTTTACACTGTACAAAATGGAGGCCCTTAAATTAACAGCGTCCTTGTATCGCGGTGATGTCATCGACACGCCCCCTGCCTCAGTGTGACATCATCGACGGCGATCTGTCCTCGCTGGCCCCGCCTCCGCTCTGCCTTCAGcagcacctgcacacacacacacacacacacacacacagacatgtcaTCGACACCTACTCTTACAtttattcgtgtgtgtgtgtgtgcgtttgtgtgtgtctcaccctgTCCAGATGGGTCGTCGTCAAGGTAACCTGTGTTTGTCTCCAGCCGTGCCCACCTGTCCTGCTCCAGAGGGCGGGGCTATATCTGCGACAGCCAGTCAGAGAGAGGATCTCACGCAGTTATTTTTAAAGACCAGActaaacttttgttttgttttttcacagtgaAGCTCTTCTACCTTTGGCCTCGTCCTCGTTTCCtgagaaacagctgcagcacgcCCACATGACGCCCCGTCAGCCaatgggagaaggagaagcacAGGTCGCCGCGGCTCCAGGACGGAGCGACTTGGACAGCCAATCGGGCGCCCCGGATGCTCCTCTGTCCCGCCTTCACCTCTGGGACGGACAAGTATCGTCCACCTGAGAGGAAATCCAGACGAGTCGCGAGCGTCATTGTTCACAGTAACGACACatgtccaccagggggctccACAGAACGTCCTGATTTACATTCTGTAAAGAAACAACATGGCGGCACTGCCCCCTACTGTTCATGTGTATGTATTGCATCTTTCAGATGTGTAGTGTCAATTTCTGAGGACGAATGGATCCGACGCAACGAGCAGACGCAGGATACACGAGGCAGCATCATGTGTAAGTTTATTTAAAAGTTAGTATATTTCTGGCCTTAGAGAAAttgacaatgaatgaatgaatgagacgtgttggtttgtttgtttgttacctTCAAGGCCGTGAGACGTCTCCCAGTGAagatctccctctctgtctgacaACCAATCACAGAGTCCGCGGTCGAAGGTGCAGCGCAGCACGCCagcctctacacacacacacacacacacacacacacacacacactgtgtgttacGGATGTTGATGACGGACAGTTTCAGGTCAGACGGTCACAGTCACGCGTTCAGTACAAACTCTCTCCGCCTCGTGAAGatcaacaaaacaaacgcaCCAGGGTCGTCTCTGGCGTCCTCCGCTGTGTTTCCCAGCTCGATGTCAAACTCCCACACGTGGTTCTGGTTGGGATGTCTGGggactgcaacacacacacacacacacgcgcgcgcacacacacacacacacacacacacagacacagacacagacacagacacacacagacacagacacacattgagAAAaccattggtgtgtgtgtgtgtgtgtgtgtgtgtgcgcgtgtgtgtgtgtgtgtgtgtgtgtgtgtgtgtgtgcgtcctcaCTGTgcacgtctcctctctgtttctgcGTCACGTCCTTGTCGATCCTGTTGTTCAGTGTGGTCGTTACCGTGGAGATGGTGGTGGGCACCATCGTGGTGTTTGGGGCAATGATGGAAGTAGAAGTATCAGGTGTAGTAGAAGTaaaagtagtagaagtagtagatgtagtagtagtagcaagtgtggtagtagtagttgttgGAGTTGTAGTATCCAGTTCAGTTGTAAGCAGAAGCGTAGATGCAGTCGTAGTAGTACTAAGAGgtgtggtagtagtagtagcaggtGTAGTAGTACTAAGAGgtgtggtagtagtagtagcaggtGTAGTAGTACTAAGAGgtgtggtagtagtagtagcaggtGTAGTAGTACTAAGAGgtgtggtagtagtagtagcaggtGTAGTAGTACTAAGAGGTGtggtagcagtagtagcaggtgtagtggtagtagtagtaagAGGTGTAGTAGCAGgtgtagtagtagttgtagtatcCAGTTCAGTTGTAGGCAGAAGGGTGGATGCagtcgtagtagtagttgttgtcgttgtgtgTGAAGAAGTAGTTAAaggagtagtagtagtaagtGTTGTGACTGGTGTTGTAGTCGTGGTAATAGTAATCGAAggtgtagtagtagtagcaggtATAAGAGTAGTAATATAAGTAGTAGTAGGTATtgtagttgtggtggtggtagtaGGAGTAGCTGTAGTAGGTATTGTAGTGGTAGTTGCAGTAGTAGTACTAACAggtgtagtagtagtagaagtagttttcataacagtagtagtagtagcagcagacGTAGTTGTTGCTCTGGTGGTGGTTGTCGTGGTGACTGTAGTAGTAGGAAGCGCTGCAGTGGTGAGgggcatgatgggagttgtagttctcgGTGTGTGTGGCTCCAGAGTGACTTTGGGGACagctgagagaaaacacaatgagtgtgacttcatcatcgtcatcgtcgtcgtcgtcttcttcttcttattcagGTGATCAGTCAGCTCGTT
This region of Scophthalmus maximus strain ysfricsl-2021 chromosome 12, ASM2237912v1, whole genome shotgun sequence genomic DNA includes:
- the LOC118319894 gene encoding mucin-2-like translates to MEYHSGGSLPLLGRPRYCPGANANGGYLCETGHCCGETGCCTYYYELWWFWLLWTVLILFSCCCAYRHRRAKLRVQQQQRQREISLLAYHGANSYPSSMLDLSFLASLKLPSYEEVAAQPSTPPPPYSSVFTTPRYPQPPRTVDPHLLTQHDPLLHRPLSDGPSSLSSDNSSSCSCDSCCPSSPCSSSLSAPVTYETDTSHASTPSEAAPLTLDVTMETITAAASCLEVNETRIASESAVATVVVDIDDTDAVGAQETVATDSSVPNQTVTVAVVTGEASPSSPAPAPEVALPVGTASSMKQQLDLTLCTMVVSTCSSSILPGPSVVDTALPTIPIINTEAPAEASQMSPAPKTPSLSSPSAPTESTSDRPTPNPTVDTVNLTRTFDTAIVPGGPTIAPSPDVERTLALLTGSAGLATLDPNFSLVPIPVPSNLTQAPDPVPTNQAGDTILTNYIQSPEAVPTNPSLLSDPITSNLSQAPELVPSKLTPVPDPQTKTTLVPDCTFNPVLTSAHSKLTLATDAAPTLSHCQNPELSPESGLTPVPPSPVPDLPQISGAVAVLASCLYRDAVAAERGPCVVLTHFSESDTIGPLMSNSQGLCSRSGTMSAPAPVLTVLTPPSSCPAITIECESYFPSSQSPPSSPSSLPSPQLPPSPPALPSTSLTTPALLLDPLTALHQSDKGGSSSCHASSLSPSPRATQSPPKQTLFSPCVDVFEPVPPNWEDGEEEQEDEDNDDEDDDMGADESQYRHRRLTGDSGIEVCRCRVEKEDEEEEEEEEEEEQVERKEDSRRGGGAGERDKKGGGNTDLHDSVDCPDRGQITTGEELTLCDPTSSTTPSSEDSGKVVIVMETV
- the LOC118320445 gene encoding nephronectin-like; the encoded protein is MLWLSLVLVSRLCVWSRGQILDHESWEDRALSSSRGLCRYGNSVECCWGWRPMDRGRCQPHCQHGCKHGECVGPDRCKCHPGYSGKACNQDLNECGLKPRPCKHRCMNTPGSYKCYCLDGYTLQADGSCRNARTCYHANCQYGCEVSKGAVRCTCPSPGLRLGPDRRTCVDIDECASGAGVCPRHRKCVNTFGSFVCKCHLGFKLTYINGRYVCIDKDARPFCSLNPSSPKCRCKDGGCKAVPKVTLEPHTPRTTTPIMPLTTAALPTTTVTTTTTTRATTTSAATTTTVMKTTSTTTTPVSTTTATTTTIPTTATPTTTTTTTIPTTTYITTLIPATTTTPSITITTTTTPVTTLTTTTPLTTSSHTTTTTTTTTASTLLPTTELDTTTTTTPATTPLTTTTTTPATTATTPLSTTTPATTTTTPLSTTTPATTTTTPLSTTTPATTTTTPLSTTTPATTTTTPLSTTTTASTLLLTTELDTTTPTTTTTTLATTTTSTTSTTFTSTTPDTSTSIIAPNTTMVPTTISTVTTTLNNRIDKDVTQKQRGDVHIPRHPNQNHVWEFDIELGNTAEDARDDPEAGVLRCTFDRGLCDWLSDREGDLHWETSHGLEGGRYLSVPEVKAGQRSIRGARLAVQVAPSWSRGDLCFSFSHWLTGRHVGVLQLFLRKRGRGQRYSPALWSRTGGHGWRQTQVTLTTTHLDRVLLKAERRRGQRGQIAVDDVTLRQGACR